ACATCTCGCGTCCGGCGGCTCGCGGATGTCCGGCAACGGTGGACCTGAAGGTCCACCCTACGCGACCGCCAACGTCCGCCTCGGCGCGTCGCGATCAATCGTCGTTCTGGACCTTGATCACCAGCTTGCCGAAGTTCTCGCCGCGGAACAGCATCATCAGGTGCTTCTGGAAGTCGTCGATGCCGTCGACCACGTGCTCCCGGGCCTCCAGCTTGCCCTCCTGGATCCACTGGGCCATCTGCTGGGCGGCCTCGCCGTAGCGCTTGGCATAGTCGAACACCACGAAGCCTTCCATGCGTGCGCGGTTGACCAGCAGCGCCATGTAGTTGCGCGGTCCCTGCAGGGAATCGGCGTTGTTGTACTGGGAAATGGCACCACACAGCACCACCCGGGCGTTCAGCCGCAGCCGCGCCAGGGCGCCTTCCAGGACCTCGCCACCGACGTTGTCGAAGTAGACGTCGACGCCGTCGGGGCAGGCGCGCTTGATGCCCTTGCCCGCCTGCTCGGCCTTGTAGTCCACCACGTCGTCGAAGCCCACCTCACGGGCGAAGTCGCACTTCTCCTGGCCGCCGGCCACGCCAACGGCCCGGCAACCCTTGATCTTGGCGATCTGGCCCACGGTGGCACCCACGGCGCCGGCCGCGCCGGAGACCAGCACGGTGTCCCCTTCCTTGGGCTGTCCCACGTCCAGGAGCCCGAAATAAGCGGTCATGCCGGGCATGCCCAGCACGCCCAGGTAGCGCTCCAGGGGCGCGATGGAGGGGTCCACCTCGATGACACCCTTGCCGTCGCTGACGGCATAGTGCTGCACGCCGAACATGCCACTCACATAGGCGCCTTCACGGAAGTGGTCGTTACGCGACTTCACCACGCGACCGATGGCGCCGGCGCGCATCACTTCACCCAGTTGCACCGGCTGGATGTAGGAGCGGCCCTCGTTCATCCAGCCGCGCATGGCCGGGTCCACCGAGTTGTAGAGCACCTTGACCAGGAACTCCCCGTTGCCGGGCTCGGGTACCGGCGCCTCGTTGACTTCGAAGACCTCCGGTCCCGGCTCGCCCACCGGGCGCTGGGCAAGAAGGATCTGCCGGTTGATTTCGCTCATGTACTTCTCCTGTTACGTTATCGGTTCAGGTCGGTTTTCAGAACCAGTCTTCCGCCATGGCCAGACAGGTGTCGTCCAGTCCGGTCAGCAGGCGACTGTGGTGCTCGATCTGCGGCAGCTCCCAGCGCAGGTAGTACTGCGCGGCCTGCAGCTTGCCGCGGTAGAAGGCGGTATCGGCGGCGGCCTGGCCCAGCGCCCGGGCGGCCACGGTGGCCTGGCGCAACCACAGCCAGCCGACGACGAAGCGGCCCATGAGATCCAGATAGATCCAGGCGTTGGCCAGCACCCGTTCCGGGCCCTGTTCGCCCATGGCCGTCATCAAGCTGCCGGCGGTCCGCTCCACCGTTGCCAGGGCGCGCTCCAGCTCCGCCGCCAGCGGTGCCGCCAACTCCGTCTCCCGGGCCTCGGCGATACTGCGTCGAACG
The DNA window shown above is from Aquisalimonas sp. 2447 and carries:
- a CDS encoding NADP-dependent oxidoreductase, producing MSEINRQILLAQRPVGEPGPEVFEVNEAPVPEPGNGEFLVKVLYNSVDPAMRGWMNEGRSYIQPVQLGEVMRAGAIGRVVKSRNDHFREGAYVSGMFGVQHYAVSDGKGVIEVDPSIAPLERYLGVLGMPGMTAYFGLLDVGQPKEGDTVLVSGAAGAVGATVGQIAKIKGCRAVGVAGGQEKCDFAREVGFDDVVDYKAEQAGKGIKRACPDGVDVYFDNVGGEVLEGALARLRLNARVVLCGAISQYNNADSLQGPRNYMALLVNRARMEGFVVFDYAKRYGEAAQQMAQWIQEGKLEAREHVVDGIDDFQKHLMMLFRGENFGKLVIKVQNDD